From Brucella pseudogrignonensis, a single genomic window includes:
- the pdxY gene encoding pyridoxal kinase PdxY, whose product MTLSAPSDATTVIVISSHVVRGSVGNRAAVFALETLGFPVWAVPTVVLPWHPGHGPAGRIVPPPQEFATLMQDLERAPWLGEVGAILTGYLGNSEQAAAVAGLVKKVKEHNPKALYLCDPVIGDQKGLYVPEATAIGIRDHLMPLADIATPNRFELSWLTGVELEDNKALMEAALDTGPATMLVTSAFPLMTGSIGNILLTPTSALMAEHRCVHGPTNGLGDLTSAVFLARRLAGFSEEKSLQSTTAAVFEIMARSAKRGADELMLEADASSLAKPMAMVQTRRLVHPTKGLRA is encoded by the coding sequence ATGACGCTTTCTGCGCCTTCGGACGCGACAACCGTTATTGTCATCTCAAGCCATGTCGTGCGCGGTTCCGTTGGAAATCGTGCCGCTGTTTTCGCTCTGGAAACACTCGGTTTCCCAGTTTGGGCTGTGCCGACCGTGGTATTGCCATGGCATCCGGGCCATGGTCCTGCAGGGCGCATTGTGCCACCTCCACAAGAGTTTGCGACACTGATGCAGGATCTTGAGCGCGCACCCTGGCTTGGGGAGGTGGGTGCTATTCTGACAGGTTATCTTGGCAATTCTGAACAGGCAGCAGCCGTGGCGGGGCTGGTTAAAAAGGTGAAAGAGCACAATCCCAAAGCGCTTTACCTTTGCGATCCGGTGATTGGTGATCAGAAGGGGCTTTACGTGCCGGAAGCGACAGCGATCGGTATTCGTGATCATCTGATGCCGCTTGCCGATATTGCAACACCCAATCGCTTTGAGCTTTCTTGGCTGACGGGTGTTGAGCTTGAAGACAACAAGGCATTGATGGAAGCAGCCCTTGATACAGGACCAGCAACGATGCTGGTAACATCGGCTTTTCCGTTGATGACTGGAAGCATCGGTAATATTTTGCTGACGCCGACCTCAGCACTTATGGCGGAGCATCGTTGCGTTCACGGGCCGACCAATGGTCTTGGCGATCTCACCTCTGCTGTGTTTCTCGCGCGAAGACTTGCGGGCTTCTCGGAGGAAAAATCTCTCCAAAGCACGACAGCTGCCGTCTTTGAAATCATGGCGCGTTCGGCAAAGCGTGGGGCTGATGAGTTGATGCTGGAAGCCGATGCATCGAGTTTGGCCAAGCCTATGGCCATGGTGCAAACAAGACGGCTCGTTCATCCGACCAAAGGCTTGCGTGCATAG
- a CDS encoding NADP-dependent oxidoreductase, with protein MSGKINQQIVLASRPDGKPSAENFRLDEAAIPEPGEGEVLLKIRYLSLDPYMRGRMSAAKSYAAPTEIGSPMEGGTVGEVVKSNSAGFLPGDFVLSHSGWQSFAVADASTLRKLDPKQAPVTTALGVMGMPGFTAYSGLLTIGQPKDGETVVVAAATGPVGSAVGQIAKLKGARAVGIAGGPDKCKALIDEFGFDETLDHRSENFAQELALACPKGIDVYFENVGGKVFDAVLPLLNPFARVPVCGLIAQYNQKGAFDGPDRMPMLMRDILTKSLTIRGFIQRDFADQARAFQHDMAKWIADGHVRYREDIVEGLENAPKAFISMLEGGNFGKLIVKLT; from the coding sequence ATGAGCGGAAAAATCAATCAGCAGATCGTCCTTGCATCACGCCCGGATGGAAAGCCAAGTGCCGAGAATTTTCGTCTTGATGAAGCTGCAATCCCTGAGCCCGGTGAAGGCGAGGTTCTGCTTAAAATCCGCTATCTCTCGCTTGATCCCTATATGCGCGGGCGCATGAGTGCAGCCAAATCCTATGCTGCTCCGACTGAGATTGGTTCTCCAATGGAGGGGGGTACAGTTGGCGAAGTTGTAAAAAGCAACAGTGCGGGCTTTCTTCCGGGTGACTTTGTTCTCTCGCATTCAGGCTGGCAGAGCTTTGCGGTTGCCGATGCATCGACGCTGCGCAAGCTTGATCCGAAGCAGGCGCCGGTTACAACTGCACTTGGCGTCATGGGGATGCCGGGCTTCACCGCTTATTCAGGACTTCTGACAATCGGTCAGCCCAAAGATGGTGAAACTGTTGTCGTTGCAGCAGCAACCGGTCCAGTTGGCTCTGCTGTTGGCCAGATTGCCAAGCTTAAAGGTGCGCGAGCGGTCGGAATTGCCGGTGGTCCAGACAAATGCAAAGCACTGATTGATGAGTTTGGCTTTGATGAAACACTTGATCATCGTAGTGAGAATTTTGCTCAGGAACTGGCGCTGGCTTGTCCCAAAGGCATTGATGTCTACTTTGAAAATGTCGGCGGTAAGGTTTTCGATGCAGTTCTGCCACTTCTCAATCCGTTTGCACGTGTTCCGGTGTGCGGTCTGATTGCGCAATATAATCAGAAGGGCGCTTTCGATGGACCGGATCGGATGCCGATGCTAATGCGTGATATTCTGACCAAGAGCCTGACAATTCGTGGTTTCATCCAGCGTGATTTTGCAGATCAGGCGCGGGCTTTTCAGCATGATATGGCGAAATGGATTGCTGATGGTCATGTCCGCTACCGCGAAGACATTGTAGAGGGGCTTGAAAACGCGCCAAAAGCTTTCATTTCAATGCTCGAAGGCGGCAATTTCGGCAAGCTCATCGTGAAACTGACATAA
- a CDS encoding CoA-acylating methylmalonate-semialdehyde dehydrogenase: MRTVGHFIGGKHVAGKSGRTADIFQPLDGTVQGTVALATKDEVRAAVENAKAAQPAWAATNPQRRVRILRKFLELVEAEYDSLAELLAREHGKTIADAKGDIQRGLEVVEVCLGSAHMLKGEFTDNAGTGIDTYSMRQPLGVVAGITPFNFPAMIPLWKAGPAIACGNAFVLKPSERDPGVPMRLAELFMEAGLPAGIFNVVNGDKDAVDALLDDKDVQAIGFVGSTPIAQYIYGRGCSNGKRVQCFGGAKNHMLIMPDADMDQTVDALIGAGYGSAGERCMAISVAVPVGEDTANRLMEKLIPRVESLKIGPSTDNSADYGPVVTKAALDRIRGYVDLGVEEGAKLVVDGRGFKMQGYENGFYMGGCLFDHVTSDMRIYKEEIFGPVLSVVRAKTYEEALALPNEHEYGNGVAIFTRDGDAARDFASRVQVGMVGINVPIPVPIAYYTFGGWKASGFGDLNQHGPDAFRFYTKTKTVTSRWPSGVKDGAEFVIPTMK; this comes from the coding sequence ATGCGCACTGTAGGACATTTTATCGGCGGCAAGCATGTTGCCGGAAAAAGCGGCCGTACGGCTGATATTTTTCAGCCTCTTGATGGCACAGTTCAGGGTACGGTGGCTCTCGCCACAAAAGATGAAGTCCGTGCAGCGGTCGAAAACGCAAAGGCAGCGCAGCCAGCATGGGCGGCGACCAATCCGCAGCGCCGCGTTCGCATTCTGCGCAAATTCCTTGAACTGGTTGAAGCTGAATATGACAGCCTTGCAGAGCTGCTGGCCCGCGAGCACGGAAAGACGATCGCTGACGCCAAGGGCGACATTCAGCGCGGTCTGGAAGTGGTGGAAGTCTGCCTCGGTTCCGCTCATATGCTCAAGGGCGAATTCACCGACAATGCAGGTACGGGCATCGACACCTATTCGATGCGTCAACCGCTCGGTGTTGTTGCTGGTATAACGCCGTTCAATTTCCCTGCCATGATCCCGCTTTGGAAGGCTGGCCCGGCGATTGCCTGCGGCAATGCCTTCGTATTGAAGCCATCCGAACGCGATCCTGGCGTGCCAATGCGTCTGGCCGAACTGTTCATGGAAGCCGGTCTTCCAGCTGGCATTTTCAACGTCGTTAACGGCGACAAGGATGCGGTCGACGCGCTGCTCGACGATAAGGATGTGCAGGCAATCGGCTTCGTCGGTTCGACACCAATTGCACAATATATCTATGGTCGCGGTTGCTCGAACGGCAAGCGCGTCCAGTGTTTCGGTGGTGCCAAGAACCACATGCTGATCATGCCCGATGCCGATATGGATCAGACCGTGGATGCGCTGATCGGTGCTGGTTACGGTTCGGCTGGCGAACGCTGCATGGCGATTTCGGTTGCTGTCCCTGTTGGTGAAGATACTGCAAACCGTCTGATGGAAAAGCTGATTCCAAGGGTTGAATCTCTGAAGATTGGCCCTTCGACTGATAATTCAGCCGATTATGGCCCGGTTGTCACCAAGGCCGCTCTCGACCGCATTCGTGGGTATGTCGATCTCGGTGTTGAGGAAGGCGCAAAGCTTGTCGTTGATGGCCGTGGGTTCAAGATGCAGGGTTATGAAAACGGCTTCTATATGGGTGGCTGTCTGTTTGATCATGTGACATCCGACATGCGCATCTATAAGGAAGAAATCTTCGGCCCCGTTCTCTCGGTAGTTCGCGCCAAGACCTATGAAGAGGCGCTCGCTCTGCCAAACGAACATGAATACGGCAATGGCGTTGCTATCTTCACCCGTGATGGCGATGCAGCACGCGATTTCGCAAGCCGCGTTCAGGTCGGCATGGTTGGTATCAATGTGCCAATCCCGGTTCCGATTGCTTACTACACGTTTGGCGGCTGGAAAGCTTCGGGCTTCGGTGATCTCAACCAGCACGGTCCGGATGCATTCCGCTTCTACACCAAGACCAAGACTGTTACCTCGCGTTGGCCGTCTGGCGTTAAGGATGGTGCAGAATTCGTCATCCCAACGATGAAGTAA
- a CDS encoding LysR family transcriptional regulator has translation MNWDDIRIFLAVARSGQILGAAKRLGINHTTVARRLTALEAALSTTLLTRRTNGSTLTHAGEEFLLAAERMEAEMLSARSNIGNADVAVSGTVRIGAPDGFGVNFLTPRLARLTQQYPDLTIQLVPVPRSFSLSRREADIAITVERPEQGRLIARRLVDYTLGLYAHRSYLEEHGTPQNTEELSNHRLIGYVEDLVVNPSLAYAPEISRDWKPDFEVSSALGQVEAVRAGAGIGILHAFIARADPDLVPLFTDRTIRRAYWLTYHESARTLRRVTAVSALISELVENEKSLFS, from the coding sequence ATGAACTGGGATGATATTCGGATATTTCTGGCTGTTGCACGCTCTGGGCAGATTCTCGGCGCCGCAAAACGACTTGGCATCAACCACACCACCGTTGCGCGTCGTCTGACTGCACTTGAAGCGGCTCTGTCGACCACGCTTTTGACGCGCCGCACAAACGGTTCGACACTTACCCATGCGGGCGAGGAATTTCTGCTTGCTGCTGAACGTATGGAAGCAGAGATGCTGTCCGCACGTTCAAATATCGGTAACGCCGATGTGGCCGTTTCCGGCACAGTTCGCATCGGCGCACCCGATGGCTTCGGTGTAAATTTTCTCACACCCCGGCTTGCACGTCTCACACAACAATATCCTGACCTGACCATACAGCTGGTTCCCGTCCCCCGCTCGTTTTCGCTGTCGCGGCGCGAGGCGGATATCGCCATTACCGTGGAACGACCCGAACAAGGACGGCTGATTGCCCGCAGGCTCGTGGATTATACACTCGGCCTATATGCGCACCGCAGCTATCTTGAAGAACACGGCACACCGCAAAACACGGAAGAGCTGAGTAATCACAGGCTAATTGGCTATGTCGAAGATCTTGTGGTCAACCCATCACTGGCCTATGCCCCAGAAATAAGCCGCGACTGGAAGCCCGATTTTGAAGTTTCCAGTGCGCTTGGTCAGGTGGAAGCGGTTCGAGCAGGTGCTGGTATTGGCATTCTTCACGCGTTTATTGCGAGGGCTGATCCCGATCTTGTACCGCTGTTTACAGATCGCACAATCCGGCGCGCCTATTGGCTGACTTATCACGAATCCGCACGCACCTTGCGGCGTGTCACGGCAGTTTCAGCGCTGATTTCAGAGCTGGTCGAGAACGAGAAATCGCTGTTTAGCTAA
- a CDS encoding YoaK family protein has product MTPNSKLSLGLALTAAAGFVDGIAFLELGGFFASFMSGNTTQLGLAIARQPDIMGRIIVWLPVALVGLFFAGALFGTLAVRAYGRNGSIAVMAIVALTLVLVCVLRHFGLDLIHPVLMLAAAMGAQNAAVQPIGSARLGVTYVTGTLFNSAADLAGYIRGEVPRWRWLQHFSVWLSLMIGAVCGGLGHYFIGLYALYIPVVIIAAVMAIYARIG; this is encoded by the coding sequence ATGACACCGAATTCAAAGCTGTCGCTTGGTTTGGCTTTAACGGCTGCCGCTGGTTTTGTTGATGGAATAGCCTTTCTGGAATTGGGAGGCTTTTTTGCTTCTTTTATGAGTGGCAACACGACACAGCTTGGTCTCGCCATCGCCAGACAGCCGGATATTATGGGCCGGATAATTGTCTGGCTTCCGGTCGCGCTGGTCGGCCTGTTCTTTGCTGGCGCCCTTTTCGGTACGCTTGCCGTCCGCGCTTATGGCCGAAATGGTAGCATCGCCGTCATGGCAATCGTGGCGCTGACACTCGTTCTGGTCTGCGTCTTGCGCCATTTTGGACTGGATTTGATCCATCCGGTGTTGATGCTTGCGGCTGCGATGGGCGCACAAAATGCCGCCGTACAACCGATTGGTTCTGCGCGTTTGGGCGTTACGTATGTAACCGGAACATTGTTTAATTCAGCTGCAGACCTTGCTGGGTATATACGCGGAGAGGTTCCGCGCTGGCGCTGGTTGCAACATTTTTCCGTCTGGCTTTCACTGATGATCGGAGCGGTTTGTGGCGGCTTGGGGCATTATTTTATCGGACTGTATGCGCTCTATATTCCGGTCGTGATTATCGCTGCCGTCATGGCGATTTACGCGCGTATTGGTTAG
- a CDS encoding GlsB/YeaQ/YmgE family stress response membrane protein, with amino-acid sequence MDGMSLLIFLFVGLIAGWLAGKVVQGGGFGLIGNIIVGVIGAFFAGWLLPRLGFSVGGGVIASIVNAFIGAAILLIILRIVKRV; translated from the coding sequence ATGGATGGTATGAGTCTTCTTATATTTCTGTTCGTTGGTCTGATTGCGGGCTGGCTGGCTGGCAAAGTCGTGCAGGGCGGTGGCTTTGGCCTCATCGGCAATATTATTGTCGGTGTGATTGGGGCCTTCTTTGCAGGATGGTTGTTGCCGCGTCTCGGCTTTTCGGTGGGCGGAGGTGTGATCGCTTCCATCGTCAATGCGTTTATCGGTGCAGCAATCCTTTTGATTATTCTGCGTATCGTCAAACGCGTCTGA
- a CDS encoding RNA pyrophosphohydrolase, with translation MSKHKGLVDPESLPYRPCVGLMVLNKAGLVWSGRRIVIPGDEMDGATQLWQMPQGGIDKGEDPAVASLRELYEETGMKSVSLLEEAPNWINYDLPPHLVGQALKGKYRGQTQKWFAYRFEGDESEIAINPPPGGHTAEFEEWAWKPMQELPELIVPFKRKVYEEVVSAFRHLAP, from the coding sequence ATGTCGAAGCACAAAGGCCTTGTCGATCCTGAAAGCCTACCCTATCGCCCCTGCGTCGGGCTGATGGTACTCAATAAGGCTGGTCTCGTCTGGTCGGGTCGCCGCATTGTCATTCCGGGTGATGAAATGGATGGTGCAACACAGCTTTGGCAGATGCCACAGGGCGGTATCGACAAGGGCGAAGATCCAGCAGTTGCCTCGTTGCGCGAGCTTTATGAAGAAACCGGCATGAAGTCGGTCTCTTTGCTTGAAGAAGCACCGAACTGGATCAATTATGATCTGCCCCCGCATCTCGTCGGACAGGCGCTTAAAGGCAAATATCGTGGCCAAACCCAAAAGTGGTTTGCCTATCGCTTTGAAGGTGATGAGAGCGAAATCGCGATCAACCCGCCGCCCGGTGGACACACGGCTGAGTTTGAGGAATGGGCATGGAAGCCTATGCAGGAATTGCCTGAGCTGATCGTGCCTTTCAAGCGCAAGGTCTATGAAGAGGTCGTGAGCGCTTTCCGGCATCTCGCACCATAA
- a CDS encoding S41 family peptidase, with protein MIRKLSLLFAGALLGASAMVMVQGAPASTAFAAAGKDSDVYKDLALFGDIFERVRQQYVTPPDDKKLTESAINGMLTSLDPHSSYLNPEAAQDMRVQTKGEFGGLGIEVTMDNDLVKVIAPIDDTPASKAGVLAGDLISKIDGTEVRGLSLSDAVEKMRGEVGSPIELTLIREGAEKPITLKIDRAVIKVKAVRSRVENDVGYLRVISFTEQTSDDLRKAIKDIQEKIPGDKLKGYVLDLRLNPGGLLDQAVAVSDTFLDKGEIVSTRGRDPQDVTRFDARKGDLVDGKPVIVLINGGSASASEIVAGALQDHRRATVLGTQSFGKGSVQTIIPLGENGSLRLTTALYYTPSGKSIQGKGITPDIKVEQPLPPEMLGQDVVRGESELKGHIKGNAEDDQGSGSAAYVPLEAKDDVQLNEALKLLRGEVANASFPPDPKKAVLN; from the coding sequence ATGATACGTAAACTGTCGCTGCTGTTCGCCGGAGCCCTGTTGGGCGCGTCAGCCATGGTGATGGTTCAGGGCGCGCCTGCTTCCACTGCTTTTGCAGCAGCGGGAAAAGACAGCGATGTCTATAAGGACCTGGCTCTTTTCGGTGATATTTTTGAGCGTGTGCGCCAGCAATATGTGACGCCGCCCGATGATAAGAAGCTGACGGAAAGTGCGATCAACGGCATGTTGACCTCGCTTGATCCGCACTCTTCTTACCTTAACCCGGAAGCCGCGCAGGATATGCGCGTGCAGACCAAGGGTGAGTTTGGCGGTCTTGGCATTGAAGTCACGATGGACAACGATCTTGTAAAGGTCATTGCACCGATTGACGACACGCCTGCGTCAAAAGCTGGTGTCCTTGCGGGCGATCTGATTAGCAAGATTGACGGCACGGAAGTGCGTGGTCTGAGCCTCAGCGATGCAGTGGAAAAGATGCGCGGTGAAGTCGGTTCGCCGATTGAACTGACCCTTATTCGCGAAGGCGCGGAAAAGCCGATTACGCTTAAGATCGACCGCGCTGTGATCAAGGTCAAGGCCGTTCGTTCGCGTGTTGAGAATGACGTTGGCTATCTGCGTGTGATTTCCTTCACGGAACAGACTTCTGATGATCTGCGTAAGGCAATCAAGGATATTCAGGAAAAGATTCCAGGCGATAAGCTCAAGGGCTATGTGCTTGATCTTCGTCTGAATCCGGGTGGTTTGCTTGATCAGGCTGTCGCCGTTTCGGACACTTTCCTCGACAAGGGTGAAATTGTTTCGACCCGTGGTCGCGATCCGCAGGACGTAACCCGTTTTGATGCACGCAAGGGCGATCTTGTTGATGGCAAGCCGGTGATCGTGCTGATCAATGGCGGTTCGGCCAGTGCGTCTGAAATTGTTGCTGGTGCATTGCAGGATCATCGCCGTGCGACGGTGCTTGGCACGCAGTCCTTCGGCAAAGGCTCCGTTCAGACGATTATCCCGCTTGGCGAAAATGGATCGCTGCGTCTGACGACCGCGCTTTATTACACGCCATCGGGCAAGTCGATTCAGGGTAAGGGTATTACACCGGACATCAAAGTTGAGCAGCCGCTGCCACCAGAAATGCTGGGTCAGGATGTTGTTCGTGGTGAGTCCGAGCTTAAGGGCCATATCAAGGGCAATGCTGAAGACGATCAGGGATCGGGATCGGCTGCCTATGTACCGCTTGAAGCCAAGGATGACGTGCAGCTCAATGAAGCATTGAAGCTCCTGCGTGGTGAAGTCGCCAATGCGTCATTCCCACCAGACCCTAAGAAAGCCGTTTTGAACTAA
- a CDS encoding murein hydrolase activator EnvC: MNSVCSFSKLPLLALLRAGFAATALLAGASQAYAQQAIQQQRDQAASEYEQLTTELSVTGDKLKQLEGEVANLKKDQATITAALIQSAKTDKKLQQDIADSADKLESLREQEDGIRTSLRARRGVLAEVLAALQRMGLNPPPAILVRPDDALASVRSAVLLGAVVPEMRGQVEELTGDLADMQRVTASIAQEQERLKETRTQQAEEQKRQSLLLEEKKKLQSQSEQEIEAQRKRSEELADRAGSLKELIDGLDKQMAGVRDAADAARKAEAERLAKAQEKAGESTPDANRLHAQIDFASLQGRLALPATGKTIKHFAEKDGVGGNMMGQVVETLPAATITSPSDGVVLYAGTFRSYGQLLILDAGNGYHIVMAGMGRIDVAQGQFVLAGEPVGAMGEKLLASVAPIEVGNGAPLLYIEFRKDGKPVDPAPWWSERLSGRTQNDT, encoded by the coding sequence ATGAATTCTGTTTGCTCTTTCTCAAAGCTGCCTTTGCTTGCTCTTTTGCGGGCCGGCTTTGCTGCGACTGCGCTTTTGGCAGGTGCGTCTCAGGCCTATGCGCAACAGGCTATTCAGCAGCAGCGCGATCAGGCGGCAAGCGAATATGAGCAGCTAACCACCGAATTGTCGGTGACAGGCGACAAGCTCAAACAGCTTGAAGGCGAGGTGGCGAACCTCAAAAAAGATCAGGCGACGATTACGGCGGCACTTATTCAGTCGGCAAAGACCGATAAGAAGTTGCAGCAGGATATTGCTGATAGTGCCGATAAGCTTGAATCCCTGCGCGAGCAGGAAGATGGCATTCGCACGTCTTTGCGTGCGCGACGCGGGGTTCTGGCTGAGGTTTTGGCTGCCTTGCAGCGCATGGGTTTGAACCCTCCACCTGCGATCCTCGTGCGCCCAGACGATGCGCTCGCATCGGTACGTAGTGCAGTATTGCTGGGTGCTGTCGTACCGGAAATGCGTGGTCAGGTCGAAGAGCTGACGGGTGATCTTGCCGATATGCAGCGTGTGACTGCTTCCATAGCACAGGAGCAGGAGAGGCTCAAAGAAACGCGCACGCAACAGGCAGAAGAGCAGAAGCGTCAATCACTTCTTCTTGAAGAAAAGAAGAAGTTGCAGTCACAATCCGAGCAGGAAATTGAAGCCCAGCGCAAGCGCTCTGAAGAGCTTGCAGATCGGGCAGGCAGCCTGAAAGAGCTGATTGACGGGCTTGATAAGCAAATGGCGGGCGTGCGTGATGCCGCTGATGCAGCGCGTAAGGCCGAAGCGGAACGTCTTGCAAAAGCACAGGAAAAAGCCGGAGAATCAACGCCTGATGCGAACCGTCTTCATGCGCAGATTGACTTTGCATCGTTACAGGGAAGGCTGGCACTGCCTGCCACTGGAAAGACGATCAAGCATTTTGCGGAGAAGGATGGTGTCGGCGGCAACATGATGGGGCAGGTGGTTGAAACCTTGCCCGCTGCCACGATTACGTCACCTTCCGATGGCGTTGTATTATATGCAGGAACATTCAGATCTTATGGACAGCTCTTGATCCTCGATGCGGGCAATGGATATCATATTGTCATGGCTGGCATGGGTCGAATCGACGTTGCTCAGGGTCAGTTCGTTTTGGCGGGTGAGCCTGTTGGCGCGATGGGGGAAAAACTTCTCGCGAGTGTTGCACCAATTGAGGTGGGCAATGGCGCTCCATTGCTCTACATTGAGTTTCGAAAAGATGGAAAACCCGTTGATCCGGCCCCATGGTGGTCCGAGCGGCTTTCTGGAAGGACACAAAATGATACGTAA
- a CDS encoding glycosyltransferase, whose protein sequence is MSPSSTNTTLPQIAFVTDRGFLKPTFVAMWGMLRHLTQPGIVHFWGDGLEEQDWKAVHRVAATNPAVTVNCLRLTADDLEGAKGPTSHISAASMGRLHIPSRISGRVLYIDGDTQVVGDVSPLFALDLNGCPVGAVRDSVVAKWSARSLKVREKSMPRVRELQELMQQSDISRYFNSGVLLLDTDAIHAEPELHQAMHDLARASACPLGDQDHLNNVFRGRVHLINPAYNSSWSQVARQRRHIARLGGDAEESRVSPEIIVHFHGPEKPWKRPRLDLWRHRARAVWRYRREMHEYAQSYPDLLP, encoded by the coding sequence ATGTCGCCTTCATCGACGAACACAACGTTGCCGCAGATTGCATTCGTAACCGATCGCGGCTTTCTCAAACCCACGTTCGTTGCAATGTGGGGCATGCTGCGTCACTTAACGCAGCCCGGTATCGTGCATTTCTGGGGCGATGGTCTTGAAGAGCAGGATTGGAAGGCGGTGCATCGCGTGGCAGCCACAAATCCAGCCGTGACAGTCAATTGCTTGCGTTTGACTGCTGATGATCTGGAAGGCGCCAAAGGGCCAACCTCGCATATTTCGGCGGCATCGATGGGTCGGCTGCACATACCGTCGCGTATTTCTGGCCGCGTTCTCTACATTGATGGCGATACGCAAGTGGTGGGTGATGTCTCGCCTCTTTTTGCGCTTGATCTCAACGGTTGTCCGGTTGGTGCGGTGCGCGATAGTGTCGTGGCGAAATGGTCGGCTCGCAGTCTCAAGGTGCGCGAGAAGTCGATGCCGCGTGTGCGTGAATTGCAAGAGTTGATGCAGCAAAGCGATATCTCGCGCTATTTCAATTCAGGTGTTCTTTTGTTGGATACCGATGCCATTCACGCAGAACCCGAACTGCATCAGGCCATGCATGATCTGGCTCGCGCGTCGGCCTGTCCTTTGGGCGATCAGGACCATCTCAACAATGTTTTTCGCGGGCGGGTGCATCTAATTAACCCGGCCTATAACTCGTCATGGAGCCAAGTGGCGCGGCAGCGGCGACATATTGCACGACTGGGCGGAGATGCTGAGGAAAGCAGAGTTAGCCCTGAAATTATCGTCCATTTTCACGGTCCTGAAAAACCATGGAAGCGGCCACGACTTGATCTTTGGAGGCATCGCGCCCGCGCAGTTTGGCGTTATCGTCGCGAGATGCATGAATACGCGCAGAGCTATCCCGATCTTTTGCCGTAA
- the rlmH gene encoding 23S rRNA (pseudouridine(1915)-N(3))-methyltransferase RlmH, with amino-acid sequence MRVSVFAVGRMKAGPERELVERYFDRFSKSGPPLGLEFAGVSEIPESRGQTAELRKTEEAQRINEALDNGAALILLDERGKTLGSEDFAERIGRMRDDGKRQLIVAIGGPDGHDPALRSRADLVLALGALTWPHQIARILVAEQLYRAATILAGHPYHRS; translated from the coding sequence ATGCGTGTGAGTGTGTTTGCCGTGGGCCGGATGAAAGCCGGCCCCGAGCGGGAGCTGGTCGAGCGCTATTTTGACCGCTTTTCCAAGTCTGGACCGCCACTTGGTCTTGAGTTCGCCGGTGTGAGCGAAATCCCAGAAAGCCGTGGACAGACGGCAGAATTACGCAAGACCGAAGAGGCACAGCGCATCAATGAGGCACTGGATAATGGTGCCGCGTTGATTTTGCTCGATGAGCGCGGGAAAACGCTTGGATCGGAAGATTTTGCCGAGCGGATTGGGCGTATGCGCGACGATGGCAAGCGTCAGTTGATTGTCGCCATTGGCGGTCCGGATGGACACGATCCGGCATTGCGCTCGCGTGCTGATCTGGTTTTAGCTCTGGGTGCTTTAACGTGGCCGCATCAGATTGCCCGCATTTTGGTTGCTGAGCAATTATATCGGGCCGCAACAATTCTTGCAGGGCATCCGTATCACCGATCCTAA
- the rsfS gene encoding ribosome silencing factor, giving the protein MNETTFVSQAFDAALASLENSKAESITPIDIRSRSSIGDFMIIASGRSHRHVSAVADHLLQALREMGCKDIRVEGLEAGDWVLIDTGDIVVHIFRPEIRDFYNLEKIWIDNDLEDKRASGTVH; this is encoded by the coding sequence ATGAACGAAACCACTTTCGTGTCCCAGGCCTTCGATGCGGCTTTGGCCAGTCTCGAAAACTCCAAAGCAGAATCTATCACTCCTATCGACATTCGCTCACGATCTTCGATCGGTGATTTTATGATCATCGCGTCGGGTCGTTCGCATCGCCATGTTTCGGCTGTCGCGGATCATCTTTTGCAGGCGCTTCGTGAGATGGGCTGTAAGGACATTCGGGTCGAAGGGCTCGAAGCTGGTGATTGGGTTCTTATCGATACAGGCGATATTGTCGTCCATATTTTCCGTCCGGAAATCCGTGATTTCTACAATCTGGAAAAGATCTGGATCGACAATGACCTCGAAGACAAACGTGCATCGGGAACTGTGCACTAA